One genomic window of candidate division KSB1 bacterium includes the following:
- a CDS encoding flippase, which translates to MGNLKRNTLFVSIGQVVRLVLAVVLYAYACRFLGDEDFGRYGLATTLMFFVLLLDDFGVNTWLVREVARARAEGRHLFSVASGMKVALIPLAALLVLGVDRLMGYDQRTMVAIVILAGYGVLSSFSAMCGSMFRAYEQMQYDALLNIVEKAVIFALGLLALHRGLGLYGLSWAFVAGGMVSVGLGLVILRRRFFVPTLRFDYKESLRIFSGAVVFGVSVFLTTLYNRVDMLMLSVMKPPEVWGWYAAAHRLLNFTNQVPLVFMIAMFPRMSHESLVSREELSRIFAKGFKYMLVLALPMIAGVIALADKIILFFSGPGFANAVPALKVLAVDAGLLFPNILLAGLLGASNHQNFLVAVQACGLFANAALNYALIPRYAHVGAAYATVATELLVLVVCLTFACRRIVTLRGFGYLPKAIVGTAVMVAVVLALRGFHLLVAAAGAALVYLALLFVTRAVAVEEVKGLGLFRRGSSPRPVADRTRQELA; encoded by the coding sequence ATGGGTAACCTCAAGCGTAACACGCTGTTTGTCTCCATCGGCCAGGTCGTGAGGCTGGTCCTTGCCGTCGTCTTGTACGCCTACGCGTGTCGGTTTTTGGGCGATGAGGACTTTGGCCGGTACGGGTTGGCTACCACCCTCATGTTCTTTGTCCTCCTCTTGGACGATTTTGGTGTCAACACCTGGTTGGTGCGCGAGGTGGCTCGTGCGCGTGCGGAGGGCAGGCATCTGTTCAGCGTGGCCAGTGGCATGAAGGTGGCGCTCATACCATTGGCTGCTCTCCTGGTTCTGGGCGTCGATCGCCTCATGGGCTATGACCAACGTACCATGGTGGCCATTGTCATTTTAGCCGGCTACGGCGTGCTCTCTTCCTTTTCGGCGATGTGCGGCTCCATGTTCCGCGCCTACGAGCAAATGCAGTATGACGCGCTGCTCAACATCGTGGAAAAGGCGGTGATCTTTGCTCTGGGTCTTCTGGCCTTGCACCGCGGCTTAGGCCTCTATGGGCTATCATGGGCCTTCGTCGCAGGTGGCATGGTGAGCGTGGGCTTGGGGCTGGTCATCCTACGACGGCGCTTTTTTGTGCCCACATTGCGATTCGATTACAAGGAGTCGCTGCGCATCTTTAGCGGGGCAGTGGTGTTCGGCGTGTCGGTTTTCCTTACCACGCTCTACAACCGAGTGGACATGCTCATGCTTTCGGTGATGAAACCACCTGAGGTGTGGGGGTGGTATGCCGCTGCCCATCGTTTGCTCAATTTCACAAATCAGGTGCCGTTGGTGTTCATGATCGCCATGTTCCCGCGCATGTCGCACGAGAGCTTGGTGTCAAGGGAGGAGCTCTCGCGCATTTTCGCCAAAGGGTTCAAGTACATGCTTGTGTTGGCCTTGCCGATGATTGCGGGTGTCATAGCACTGGCCGACAAAATAATCCTATTCTTCAGCGGCCCGGGATTTGCCAATGCGGTACCTGCGCTCAAGGTGCTCGCGGTAGACGCCGGTTTGCTGTTCCCCAACATCTTGCTGGCAGGGCTTCTTGGTGCCAGTAATCATCAGAATTTCTTGGTGGCCGTGCAGGCATGTGGACTTTTCGCCAACGCCGCCCTTAACTACGCATTGATTCCCAGGTACGCTCACGTGGGCGCAGCGTATGCGACGGTGGCAACAGAGCTGTTGGTCTTGGTGGTCTGCCTGACATTTGCCTGCCGCCGGATCGTCACTCTGCGCGGGTTTGGCTATCTGCCGAAGGCCATCGTTGGTACGGCGGTCATGGTCGCCGTGGTTTTGGCCTTGCGCGGTTTCCACCTTCTCGTGGCCGCCGCGGGCGCGGCATTGGTTTACCTGGCTTTGCTGTTTGTGACCCGCGCCGTTGCGGTGGAAGAAGTGAAAGGGTTGGGGCTGTTTCGGCGTGGCAGTTCGCCCAGGCCAGTGGCCGACAGGACGCGCCAGGAGCTGGCATGA